Proteins encoded together in one Acholeplasma hippikon window:
- a CDS encoding pyrimidine-nucleoside phosphorylase translates to MEIVDLINKKKYGGVLTNEEINFVIENYTNGNIPDYQMSAFLMAVYFQGMNSDESTALALAMRDSGEVVDLHDIHGVKVDKHSTGGVGDKVTLVLAPLVAYLGAKLAKMSGRGLGHTGGTIDKLESIPGFNVVLPLDQFKQQVNEIGCAVVGQSGDIAPADKKIYALRDVTATVDSIPLIASSIMSKKLASGADAIVLDVKVGSGAFMKTKEEAIELSRLMVQIGQKANKKVTAILTSMDEPLGHKIGNSLEVYEAIETLEGNGPEDLTEVVSVITGHLLAHAGVSKTSEEGYLLAKDTLKKGKALPNFYQLVEAQGGDVDFVKDKNNLLGHTKQFVITAEKDGYLETVDALNFGIAAMKLGAGRMKKDDKLDLYVGLDLHKKIGDEVKKGDAIVTLYHNEKGLKDAIKLISESYVIGNTKRTLKLIEETITE, encoded by the coding sequence ATGGAAATCGTCGATTTAATTAACAAGAAAAAATATGGTGGAGTTTTAACAAACGAAGAAATTAACTTTGTTATTGAAAATTACACTAATGGTAATATTCCTGATTACCAAATGTCAGCATTTCTAATGGCTGTTTATTTCCAAGGAATGAATTCTGATGAATCAACAGCATTAGCATTAGCAATGCGTGATAGTGGTGAAGTTGTTGATCTACATGACATCCATGGTGTAAAGGTAGATAAACACTCAACCGGTGGTGTTGGAGACAAAGTAACTTTAGTACTTGCTCCACTCGTAGCGTATTTAGGCGCTAAACTAGCTAAAATGTCAGGACGAGGTTTAGGTCATACTGGAGGAACAATCGATAAATTAGAGTCAATTCCAGGCTTTAACGTTGTTTTACCGTTAGATCAGTTCAAACAACAAGTAAATGAAATTGGATGCGCAGTTGTAGGACAATCTGGAGATATCGCTCCAGCTGATAAAAAGATTTATGCTTTACGTGATGTGACAGCAACGGTTGATTCAATTCCATTAATTGCATCATCAATTATGAGTAAGAAATTAGCATCAGGTGCTGATGCGATTGTCTTAGATGTTAAAGTTGGTTCTGGTGCATTCATGAAGACTAAAGAAGAAGCAATTGAACTTTCTAGATTGATGGTTCAAATTGGTCAAAAAGCTAATAAGAAAGTTACAGCCATTTTAACTTCAATGGATGAACCATTAGGACATAAGATTGGTAACTCACTTGAAGTTTATGAAGCGATTGAAACATTAGAAGGAAATGGACCTGAAGATTTAACAGAAGTTGTATCAGTTATCACAGGACACTTATTAGCACACGCTGGAGTTTCAAAAACTTCTGAAGAAGGATATTTATTAGCGAAAGATACATTAAAGAAAGGTAAAGCATTACCGAACTTCTATCAACTTGTTGAAGCACAAGGTGGCGATGTTGACTTTGTAAAAGACAAGAATAATTTATTAGGACATACAAAACAATTTGTAATCACTGCTGAAAAAGATGGTTACTTAGAAACCGTTGATGCATTAAATTTTGGTATCGCTGCAATGAAGCTTGGTGCAGGCAGAATGAAGAAAGATGACAAACTTGATTTATATGTTGGTTTAGACCTTCATAAAAAGATTGGTGATGAAGTTAAGAAGGGCGATGCTATCGTAACTTTATATCACAATGAAAAAGGCTTAAAAGATGCTATTAAATTGATTAGTGAATCATATGTGATTGGAAATACAAAACGTACATTAAAACTTATTGAAGAGACAATTACTGAATGA
- a CDS encoding YneF family protein: MEWYFVLLIAIGALLVGGVAGFFIARAWFKKYLEKNPPIDERSIREMFRQMGRTPSEKQVRQVLASMKQNK; encoded by the coding sequence ATGGAATGGTACTTTGTGTTATTGATCGCGATTGGTGCATTATTAGTTGGGGGCGTTGCAGGATTCTTTATTGCAAGAGCATGGTTCAAAAAATACTTAGAAAAGAACCCACCAATTGATGAAAGATCAATTAGAGAAATGTTTAGACAAATGGGAAGAACTCCGTCAGAAAAACAAGTAAGACAAGTTCTAGCTTCAATGAAACAAAACAAATAA
- the hemW gene encoding radical SAM family heme chaperone HemW, which translates to MKGLYVHIPFCEYICHYCDFVKRVPKNKEMVDEYLIRLRNEINTYKEHFDSIETIFIGGGTPSMLTVDQMTYLFDSLQAIKPIEYSIELNPESYTHEKGLLFKKYGINRVSMGVQTFNNDLLKYMNRGHKEEDVKWIVDDLKSLGIQYISIDLIFAIPGQNLQLIDYDLKKLEELDITHVSYYSLILEDKTYFYHQYLKGNFKPMDEDDEAIMYEYIMDKLSQMGFEQYEVSNYAKNGHYSLHNSIYWTLGEYIGVGMGAHGFINNYRTYNERGLPQYLEHFTKEKVLQTEDDKLQDELIFGLRLTKGIYIPYVEQKYNIKLLEKYPQIQDKIELGLVKIENDYFKLTRKGMMLGNQVFMLFI; encoded by the coding sequence ATGAAAGGTTTATATGTTCATATTCCATTTTGCGAATATATTTGTCATTATTGTGACTTCGTTAAAAGAGTCCCAAAAAATAAAGAAATGGTTGATGAATATTTAATTCGCTTAAGGAATGAAATTAATACTTATAAAGAACACTTTGATTCTATTGAAACAATTTTTATTGGTGGTGGTACACCGTCAATGTTAACAGTAGATCAAATGACTTATTTATTTGACTCACTTCAGGCAATTAAGCCCATTGAATATTCAATTGAGCTAAATCCTGAAAGTTACACACATGAAAAGGGTTTATTATTTAAAAAATACGGCATAAATAGAGTTTCAATGGGTGTACAAACATTTAATAACGATTTACTTAAATATATGAATAGAGGGCATAAAGAAGAGGATGTTAAATGGATTGTTGATGATTTAAAATCACTAGGCATTCAATATATCTCTATTGATTTAATCTTCGCAATTCCTGGTCAAAATTTACAGTTAATCGATTATGATCTTAAAAAATTAGAAGAATTAGATATTACACATGTTTCATATTATTCATTAATATTAGAAGATAAAACATACTTTTATCATCAATATCTAAAAGGAAACTTTAAACCGATGGATGAAGACGATGAAGCAATTATGTATGAATACATTATGGATAAATTAAGTCAAATGGGCTTTGAACAGTATGAAGTAAGTAACTATGCCAAAAACGGGCATTACTCATTACATAATAGTATTTACTGGACGTTAGGTGAATATATCGGTGTTGGCATGGGAGCTCACGGCTTTATTAATAATTATAGAACTTATAATGAACGTGGATTACCTCAATATTTAGAACACTTTACGAAAGAAAAAGTACTTCAAACAGAAGATGATAAGCTTCAAGATGAATTAATCTTTGGTTTAAGATTGACTAAAGGCATTTATATTCCGTATGTAGAACAAAAATATAATATAAAATTATTAGAAAAATACCCTCAAATACAAGATAAAATAGAATTAGGATTAGTTAAGATTGAAAATGATTATTTCAAATTAACAAGAAAGGGTATGATGCTTGGTAATCAAGTGTTCATGTTATTTATATGA
- the deoB gene encoding phosphopentomutase, protein MKFKRVFLIVMDSLGIGASPDANNYFNAGVPDVNANTFGHIAERMDLKIPTLEKLGIANIAPLRGINPNPKLASYVTKISEQSLGKDTMTGHWEMMGLYITKPFQTFTDTGFPVELIKELEEKTGRRVVGNISASGTEIIKDFGEHHMKTGDLIVYTSADSVLQIAMHEEIIPIKEQYRICEIAREITMKPEWKVGRVIARPFLGSNKDNFKRTSNRHDYALKPSDKTTLNFLDEAGFDVIALGKINDIFDGYGINKFSKTVSNADGMKQITEWAEKEFRGLCFLNLVDFDALFGHRRDVEGYGKAIEEFDSQLPLLMEKLNEDDLLLITADHGNDPTYAGTDHTREYVPLIAFSKQFKSGGNLPVLKTFSDIGYTINKIFNTEKPKFGKSFLNDLK, encoded by the coding sequence ATGAAATTTAAACGTGTGTTTTTAATTGTTATGGATTCACTAGGAATTGGTGCTTCACCAGATGCAAACAATTATTTTAATGCTGGTGTACCTGATGTAAATGCGAATACATTTGGCCATATTGCAGAGCGTATGGATCTTAAAATTCCTACATTAGAAAAATTAGGAATCGCAAATATTGCCCCATTAAGAGGCATTAATCCTAATCCGAAATTAGCATCATACGTGACAAAAATTAGTGAACAATCATTAGGAAAAGACACAATGACTGGCCACTGGGAAATGATGGGTTTATATATTACTAAGCCTTTCCAAACATTCACTGACACAGGATTCCCAGTAGAATTAATTAAAGAATTAGAAGAAAAAACAGGCAGAAGAGTTGTTGGAAATATCTCAGCTTCTGGTACTGAAATCATCAAAGATTTCGGTGAACACCATATGAAAACTGGTGATTTAATTGTCTATACTTCAGCAGATAGCGTGCTACAAATTGCAATGCACGAAGAAATTATTCCGATTAAAGAACAGTATAGAATCTGTGAGATCGCTCGTGAAATTACTATGAAACCTGAGTGGAAAGTTGGCAGAGTTATTGCTAGACCGTTCTTAGGAAGTAATAAAGATAACTTTAAACGTACTTCAAACAGACACGATTATGCATTAAAACCAAGCGATAAAACAACATTAAACTTCCTAGATGAAGCTGGATTTGATGTTATTGCATTAGGTAAAATAAACGATATTTTTGACGGTTATGGGATTAATAAATTCTCTAAAACTGTCTCAAATGCGGATGGTATGAAGCAAATTACCGAATGGGCTGAGAAAGAATTCAGAGGTTTATGTTTCTTAAATTTAGTAGACTTTGATGCTTTATTTGGACACAGAAGAGACGTAGAAGGATACGGGAAAGCAATCGAAGAGTTTGATAGTCAATTGCCTTTATTAATGGAAAAATTAAACGAAGATGATTTACTATTAATCACTGCAGATCATGGTAATGATCCAACTTATGCTGGTACAGATCACACAAGAGAATACGTTCCATTAATTGCATTCAGCAAACAATTTAAATCTGGTGGAAATTTACCAGTATTAAAAACGTTCTCTGATATTGGATATACAATCAATAAAATATTCAACACAGAAAAACCAAAATTTGGTAAGAGTTTCTTAAACGATTTAAAATAA
- a CDS encoding asparaginase, with product MNKKRILMVFTGGTIAMHNDVKSMRAIVSSNNTNLINMIEDSFKAFEIDYVEHSSFPSPYIKPIDMFKMAKLIESHLEHKKYDGVVITHGTDTMEESAYFFDLYFNIETPIVFTGAMRNLSELGYDGLSNIFSSILVAASLESRGRGVLLVMNDEINSAAEVMKTHTVALDTFKSLEFGPLGIVDSQDVIYYRSNTNTKPNLTISKLTKRVEIIKVASGSDSLLLDFLVDQKVDGIVLEALGRGNVPPMMVPGITRAIENHIPIVLTSRCPKGRVFDTYAYEGGGHHLKELGVLFSGNLSSQKARIKLLLALEKISNLDELHQYFDN from the coding sequence ATGAATAAAAAACGAATTTTAATGGTTTTTACAGGTGGAACAATTGCAATGCATAATGATGTGAAGTCTATGCGCGCTATCGTTTCATCGAATAATACTAACTTAATAAACATGATCGAGGATTCATTTAAAGCGTTCGAAATTGATTATGTCGAACATTCCTCTTTCCCAAGTCCTTATATTAAACCTATAGATATGTTTAAAATGGCTAAACTTATTGAATCTCATTTAGAACATAAAAAATATGATGGGGTTGTTATTACACATGGTACAGACACCATGGAGGAGTCAGCTTATTTCTTTGATTTGTACTTTAATATTGAAACTCCAATCGTTTTTACTGGTGCTATGAGAAATCTTTCAGAACTTGGTTATGATGGTCTTTCAAATATATTTTCATCAATCTTAGTTGCTGCATCTTTAGAGTCTAGAGGACGCGGTGTGTTACTAGTTATGAATGATGAAATTAATTCAGCAGCTGAGGTGATGAAGACTCACACGGTTGCTCTTGATACTTTCAAATCTTTAGAGTTTGGACCTCTTGGAATCGTCGATTCTCAAGATGTTATCTATTATCGTTCTAATACAAATACTAAACCGAATCTTACAATTAGTAAACTTACAAAAAGGGTAGAAATTATCAAAGTTGCTTCAGGAAGTGACTCATTATTATTGGATTTCTTGGTAGATCAAAAGGTGGATGGAATTGTTCTAGAAGCCTTAGGTCGAGGTAATGTTCCACCAATGATGGTTCCTGGAATTACTAGAGCAATCGAAAATCATATACCTATTGTATTAACTTCTAGATGTCCTAAAGGTAGAGTATTTGATACCTATGCATATGAAGGAGGAGGACATCATTTGAAAGAACTAGGTGTCTTATTTAGTGGCAATTTATCTAGTCAAAAAGCGAGAATTAAACTTCTGCTTGCTTTAGAAAAAATTAGTAATTTAGACGAATTACATCAATATTTTGACAATTAA
- a CDS encoding UvrD-helicase domain-containing protein has translation MKTIEQLIKEGSNPFQAEVINNRSKELIVPAGAGSGKTKTLVTKMIEIIYDGASLDDFLVLTFTKKAANEMKERIKKILLQGPYKDLANRVDSAYVSTFDSYAYNFVKQHASKINLDSNLELLDQAVFNITKQEIMEELMLHYMIHGDNAAKDFLYNFTDKKSSQTLIENLINLHDKLSSDISLENINIETLILNIPLIDLSNFKQKLLDIDETFVEDEKNEEILISYYEYIRYLNGERTEDCDLSKKRLNWTMFDESVKELYQDKINKVLKKVKDLKKNFTKRDDVIFYHQIRLTYTEVLVKILKDFDQRLNQFKKETNKYEFKDISNFLNKILRENIDVRNRLKEQFKYIFVDEYQDTSQVQSDFLDMLIENNDHIHVMYVGDIKQSIYKFRNAKPETFIRKQEEASVISLNTNYRSHKKIIDFVNQIFMRILNDKHKYDINYNENHAMLSGSTKFNNDPLTGVYLEELHKDLELKTDIAEEAFVVGNKIKDLMAKGLIKNYKEVAVLARNTTNFKAFIDVFNYLGIPLQVQVSLDLNETYLLKLMANILMLAKLLNTFDRESQDIKRFAYASISRSELFNLSDYEIFNDLIDSDLNSTRTKRLEIHPLIFEKLNNLNKFIYTRSNTEIVFYMLETFEIEKNIVETVDSSLKQFQIDYLVKLCQPMSDLGIIGDEFVEYFYKIAYDDKKLELSILQESSENSVKMTNIHQSKGLEYEVLFLVGLNKSFGVKKTPNLKYSSDNLLEIYPSFETHEKKEVLKQIGQTYKDELKSREEVSQLKEELRLLYVAFTRAEKALFLVTTKEDDHSNLKSFADYLYENDFTDFIESENITRRSVFETQADFRDYLKEKNYYYPIEIDLLKDDQIIFEKEVIKDLKASRHIQSILSEEEKKNLKQGTKLHESFEFFTSETNETLVKRFITKKFGQKSILNASFLHHEYEFIYFEETNKINGIIDLLAIYEGEIHVIDYKTTDIDPDKYKNQLLTYKKYLENIFTLPVKTYLYSITQDKVLEVKHD, from the coding sequence TTGAAGACGATTGAACAATTAATTAAAGAAGGGTCTAATCCTTTCCAAGCAGAAGTTATTAATAATCGCAGTAAAGAGTTAATCGTTCCTGCAGGGGCAGGTAGTGGTAAAACGAAAACACTGGTTACTAAAATGATAGAAATCATTTATGATGGCGCGTCATTAGATGATTTTTTAGTGTTAACATTTACTAAAAAAGCAGCAAATGAAATGAAGGAAAGAATTAAGAAAATATTACTTCAAGGTCCTTATAAAGATTTAGCAAATCGTGTGGATAGTGCATATGTTTCAACCTTTGACTCATATGCATATAACTTTGTAAAACAACACGCTTCAAAAATAAATTTGGATTCAAACTTAGAATTACTTGATCAAGCAGTATTTAACATCACGAAACAAGAAATAATGGAAGAACTGATGCTTCACTATATGATTCATGGTGATAATGCTGCTAAAGATTTCTTATACAATTTCACTGATAAGAAATCAAGTCAGACATTAATTGAGAATTTAATCAATTTACATGATAAATTAAGTAGTGATATAAGTTTAGAAAATATAAACATTGAAACACTCATACTAAACATACCTTTAATTGATTTATCTAATTTTAAACAAAAATTATTAGATATTGATGAAACTTTTGTTGAAGACGAAAAGAATGAAGAAATACTAATTTCTTACTATGAATATATTCGTTATTTAAATGGTGAAAGAACAGAAGATTGTGATTTAAGCAAAAAACGTTTAAATTGGACGATGTTTGATGAATCTGTTAAAGAACTTTATCAAGATAAAATTAATAAAGTTTTAAAGAAAGTTAAAGATTTAAAGAAAAACTTCACCAAAAGAGATGATGTCATTTTTTATCACCAAATTCGTTTGACATATACAGAAGTTTTAGTCAAAATATTAAAAGACTTTGATCAAAGATTAAATCAATTTAAAAAAGAAACAAATAAGTATGAATTTAAAGATATTTCTAATTTCTTAAATAAAATATTAAGAGAAAATATTGATGTAAGAAACCGATTAAAAGAACAATTTAAATATATCTTCGTTGATGAATACCAAGATACCTCTCAAGTTCAATCTGACTTTTTAGACATGTTAATTGAAAATAATGATCATATTCATGTGATGTACGTTGGGGATATTAAACAAAGTATTTATAAATTTAGAAATGCCAAGCCTGAAACATTTATTCGTAAACAAGAAGAGGCATCAGTGATTTCTTTAAACACAAACTACAGAAGTCATAAAAAAATTATTGATTTTGTAAATCAAATATTTATGCGTATTTTAAATGATAAGCATAAATACGACATTAACTATAATGAAAACCATGCGATGTTAAGTGGCTCGACTAAGTTTAACAACGACCCATTAACCGGGGTATACTTAGAAGAATTACATAAAGATTTAGAATTAAAAACAGATATTGCTGAAGAAGCGTTTGTTGTAGGTAACAAAATAAAAGACCTCATGGCTAAAGGACTAATTAAAAATTATAAAGAAGTAGCTGTGCTTGCACGTAATACAACTAATTTTAAAGCGTTTATTGACGTTTTTAACTATTTAGGCATTCCACTTCAAGTCCAGGTCTCTTTAGACTTAAATGAGACATATTTGCTTAAATTAATGGCAAATATCCTCATGCTTGCTAAACTACTGAACACATTTGATAGAGAATCACAAGATATTAAGCGCTTTGCCTATGCAAGTATTTCCCGTAGTGAGCTATTTAATTTAAGTGACTACGAAATATTTAATGACTTAATTGATAGTGATCTAAATTCAACAAGGACTAAACGTCTAGAAATTCATCCTTTAATCTTTGAAAAACTGAATAATTTAAACAAGTTTATCTATACACGATCAAATACTGAGATTGTTTTTTACATGCTTGAAACATTTGAAATAGAAAAAAATATTGTTGAGACTGTTGATAGTTCATTAAAACAATTCCAAATTGATTATCTAGTAAAACTTTGTCAACCAATGAGTGATTTAGGTATTATTGGTGATGAGTTTGTAGAATATTTTTATAAGATTGCTTATGATGACAAGAAATTAGAATTATCTATCTTACAAGAATCAAGTGAAAATAGTGTGAAGATGACGAACATTCACCAATCTAAAGGGTTAGAATATGAAGTATTATTCTTAGTTGGTTTAAACAAATCGTTTGGTGTAAAGAAAACACCTAATTTAAAATATTCATCAGATAACTTATTAGAAATTTATCCTTCATTTGAAACACACGAGAAAAAAGAAGTACTAAAACAAATTGGTCAAACCTATAAAGATGAATTAAAGTCTCGTGAGGAAGTTAGTCAACTAAAAGAGGAATTAAGATTACTCTATGTTGCCTTTACAAGAGCTGAAAAAGCATTGTTTTTAGTGACAACAAAAGAAGATGATCATTCAAATTTAAAGAGTTTTGCTGATTATTTATATGAAAATGACTTTACTGATTTCATTGAAAGTGAAAATATAACCCGACGTAGTGTATTTGAAACACAAGCTGACTTTAGGGATTATTTAAAAGAAAAGAATTATTATTATCCAATTGAAATTGATTTATTAAAGGATGATCAAATTATTTTTGAAAAAGAGGTCATTAAAGACTTAAAGGCATCACGTCATATACAGAGTATACTAAGTGAGGAAGAAAAAAAGAATCTGAAACAAGGGACCAAACTACATGAAAGTTTTGAGTTCTTTACAAGCGAAACAAATGAAACACTAGTAAAAAGATTTATCACGAAAAAATTCGGTCAAAAATCGATTTTAAACGCATCTTTCTTACATCATGAGTATGAATTCATCTATTTTGAAGAAACAAATAAAATAAACGGAATAATTGATTTACTTGCCATTTATGAAGGTGAAATTCATGTGATTGATTATAAAACAACAGATATTGACCCTGATAAGTACAAGAACCAATTATTAACCTATAAAAAATACTTAGAAAATATATTTACATTGCCAGTTAAGACATACCTTTATAGTATTACTCAAGATAAAGTATTAGAGGTTAAACATGATTAG
- the xerD gene encoding site-specific tyrosine recombinase XerD, translating into MKYLINDYNFYLKNEKGLSKNTISAYLKDVQFYTEFLNKYHQITKVDQIELKHLESYLKSLKNKGMDAKTQARKLTSIKSFHEFLFLEKEVDSNIAKRIKSPKISKNLPSVLSVEEVVQLLEAIDKTTPLGLRNVALLELIYGSGLRVSELLNIKISDIHMAQSYIIVLGKGNKERMVPISDMATLAIRNYLTKGREQLLKEPTNYLFLNLNGETLSRVGFFKVLKKLANDANLDASKISPHTLRHSFATHLLENGMDLRSLQSLLGHEDISTTQIYTHISQKRLREVYNNAHPRAKEEENEI; encoded by the coding sequence ATGAAATACCTAATTAATGACTATAATTTCTATTTAAAAAATGAAAAAGGCTTATCTAAAAACACGATAAGTGCATATTTAAAAGATGTTCAGTTTTATACGGAATTTTTAAATAAATATCATCAAATTACAAAAGTCGATCAAATAGAATTAAAGCATTTGGAAAGTTATTTAAAGAGCCTTAAAAATAAGGGAATGGATGCGAAAACACAGGCCAGAAAATTAACCTCAATCAAATCTTTTCATGAATTTTTATTCTTAGAGAAGGAAGTTGATTCGAATATTGCAAAGCGAATTAAAAGCCCTAAAATCAGCAAGAATTTGCCTTCTGTATTAAGTGTTGAAGAGGTTGTTCAATTACTAGAGGCAATTGATAAAACAACACCTCTTGGATTAAGAAATGTAGCGTTATTAGAACTGATTTATGGTTCTGGATTACGCGTTAGCGAACTCTTAAATATCAAAATTTCAGATATTCATATGGCTCAATCATATATTATTGTTTTAGGTAAAGGAAACAAAGAAAGAATGGTTCCGATATCTGATATGGCCACTTTAGCAATTAGAAATTACCTAACCAAAGGCAGAGAACAATTGTTAAAAGAGCCTACAAATTATTTATTTTTAAATTTAAATGGTGAAACATTATCACGAGTTGGATTCTTTAAAGTGTTAAAAAAATTAGCAAATGATGCTAATTTGGATGCATCAAAAATTTCACCACATACCTTAAGGCATTCATTCGCAACCCATTTATTGGAGAATGGAATGGATTTAAGAAGTCTTCAAAGTCTCTTAGGACATGAAGATATATCAACTACACAAATCTACACACACATCTCTCAGAAGAGATTAAGAGAAGTTTATAATAACGCTCATCCAAGAGCTAAGGAGGAAGAAAATGAAATTTAA
- the rsmD gene encoding 16S rRNA (guanine(966)-N(2))-methyltransferase RsmD translates to MRIVGGKNRSRIIKMVPSDDTRETSDKVRQAVFNTLDNDIIDAQVLDLFAGSGAYGLEALSRGAKFCTFNDAKPLAIKIIKENISTLKEESNTLVIQKDYNDAIDKIIRESMKLDIIFLDPPYKLDIYEDVMNRLIPALNEGAIIVAEMIKERVIELERIPEFEFSKERIYGTKKINYFIKK, encoded by the coding sequence ATGAGAATTGTAGGTGGTAAAAACCGTAGCAGAATCATTAAGATGGTTCCAAGTGATGATACCAGAGAAACCTCTGATAAAGTGAGACAAGCGGTTTTTAATACATTAGATAATGATATCATCGATGCTCAAGTACTTGATTTATTTGCAGGTTCTGGAGCATACGGATTAGAAGCATTATCTAGAGGCGCAAAGTTTTGTACGTTTAACGATGCTAAACCTTTAGCTATCAAAATAATCAAAGAAAATATTAGTACGTTAAAAGAAGAAAGTAACACTTTAGTCATTCAAAAAGACTATAATGATGCCATTGATAAAATCATTAGAGAGAGCATGAAATTAGATATCATATTTTTAGATCCTCCCTATAAATTAGATATTTATGAGGATGTTATGAATCGATTAATTCCTGCATTAAATGAAGGGGCAATCATCGTAGCAGAGATGATTAAAGAACGAGTTATTGAATTAGAAAGAATTCCAGAATTCGAATTTAGTAAAGAAAGAATTTATGGAACAAAGAAGATAAATTACTTTATCAAAAAATAG
- a CDS encoding histidine phosphatase family protein: MILAMIRHGQTDYNYRRLVQGRIDNPLNDTGRNQASTLGNLLKDLGDSFDILGASPLVRAHETAQIVGKTLGMEVSFLDSNFMERDFGNYEGMSIDIALPVVTKDEFREEKFEDNPSLEKRIREATHNLFLKYQDKKVLFVAHAHVIKALLICSDKSKYTYTNHYVGNSSIVYFDVTADKVEVIKQIDL; the protein is encoded by the coding sequence ATGATATTAGCAATGATTAGACACGGACAAACTGACTACAACTATAGACGTTTAGTTCAAGGAAGAATAGATAATCCATTAAATGATACAGGAAGAAATCAAGCAAGTACACTTGGAAATCTATTAAAGGATTTAGGTGATTCATTTGACATTTTAGGTGCTTCTCCGCTCGTTAGAGCCCATGAAACAGCTCAAATCGTTGGAAAAACATTAGGAATGGAAGTTTCATTCTTAGATTCAAATTTTATGGAACGAGATTTTGGTAATTACGAAGGCATGTCAATTGATATTGCTTTACCGGTTGTTACTAAAGATGAATTTAGAGAAGAAAAGTTTGAAGATAATCCTTCATTAGAAAAAAGAATACGTGAAGCAACACACAATTTATTCTTAAAGTACCAAGATAAAAAAGTTTTATTTGTTGCACATGCTCACGTGATTAAAGCTTTATTAATTTGTTCAGATAAGTCTAAATACACTTATACAAATCATTATGTAGGCAATTCAAGTATTGTTTACTTTGATGTAACAGCTGATAAAGTTGAAGTTATTAAACAAATCGATTTATAA